A portion of the Rhodopseudomonas sp. BAL398 genome contains these proteins:
- a CDS encoding AzlC family ABC transporter permease → MTTHIPKAPAYWSRDAIWPGVVAVGPLLPGTFAFGMAFGALCAQKNFTLAELEVMMGTVYGGLSQFVAVQAWPDRLTPSSIAALALLTLTVNIRFVLMGATLRPWFGSLPSWQAYPTLLLVTDGGWLVAMRYRDHGGANAWFYLGGAVVLYLVWLVSAIPGFLLAEQLADPKKYGVDLVMPAFFAALLVPAWKGPRRAIPWAVSGVVALTVHWLAPGWWFIIAGAASGAISAGLMDDPPHGHAR, encoded by the coding sequence ATGACCACACACATTCCGAAAGCGCCGGCCTATTGGTCGCGCGATGCGATCTGGCCCGGCGTGGTCGCGGTCGGCCCGCTACTGCCGGGGACGTTTGCCTTCGGCATGGCGTTCGGCGCCTTGTGCGCGCAGAAGAATTTTACCCTGGCCGAGCTCGAGGTGATGATGGGCACGGTCTATGGCGGGTTGTCGCAATTCGTCGCCGTGCAGGCCTGGCCGGATCGGCTGACGCCGTCCTCGATCGCCGCGCTGGCGCTGCTGACGCTCACCGTCAACATCCGCTTCGTGCTGATGGGCGCGACGCTGCGGCCATGGTTCGGCAGCCTGCCGTCGTGGCAGGCCTATCCGACGCTGCTGCTGGTCACCGATGGCGGCTGGCTGGTCGCGATGCGTTACCGCGATCATGGCGGCGCCAATGCCTGGTTCTATCTTGGCGGCGCGGTGGTGCTGTATCTGGTGTGGCTGGTTTCGGCGATTCCCGGATTTCTTTTGGCCGAGCAATTGGCCGACCCGAAGAAATACGGCGTCGATCTGGTGATGCCCGCATTCTTCGCAGCATTGCTGGTGCCGGCCTGGAAGGGCCCGCGGCGGGCGATCCCCTGGGCGGTCTCGGGCGTCGTCGCGCTCACCGTGCATTGGCTGGCGCCGGGCTGGTGGTTCATCATTGCGGGCGCCGCCAGCGGCGCGATCTCCGCCGGGTTGATGGACGATCCGCCGCATGGCCACGCCAGATGA
- a CDS encoding AzlD family protein, with amino-acid sequence MSEFLRSDVMVAFAVMTAVTVLSRLAGYWLMGYVTVTPRVRRMLDALPGSIIVAAALPVAVNGGPIVMFAIAAAIAVSIVLRNDFIAVIAGMAVAAIARALGSAG; translated from the coding sequence ATGAGCGAGTTTCTGCGCAGCGACGTGATGGTCGCCTTCGCGGTGATGACCGCCGTCACCGTGCTCTCACGGCTCGCCGGCTATTGGCTGATGGGCTATGTGACCGTCACGCCGCGGGTGCGCCGCATGCTCGACGCGCTGCCGGGATCGATCATCGTCGCCGCGGCCCTTCCGGTAGCGGTCAATGGCGGCCCGATCGTGATGTTCGCGATCGCCGCCGCGATCGCAGTCTCGATCGTTCTTCGCAACGATTTCATCGCGGTGATCGCCGGGATGGCGGTCGCGGCGATTGCCCGGGCGCTGGGGTCGGCCGGATAG
- a CDS encoding TetR/AcrR family transcriptional regulator — MVYRRTQQVVKRLAARRSAILAAARETAAAGGMAAVQIAPVASRANVAAGTVYRYFPSKAELISELIADVSRDELAAIRRAADAAPGPSSALAAAVTTVAVHVLSHRKLAWAILAEPVDVDVTASRLASRREIAGEIELRIEAAVRAGHLPAQDTALAATALLGAVHESLVGPLAPDNLDDPGRLRDAVQTVTLLALRAVGVMDARARGLVVQAVMPARTLVGA, encoded by the coding sequence ATGGTTTACCGGCGTACCCAACAAGTTGTGAAGCGCCTTGCCGCCCGCCGCAGCGCCATTCTGGCGGCGGCGCGTGAGACCGCGGCGGCAGGCGGGATGGCGGCGGTGCAGATCGCGCCGGTGGCGAGCCGCGCCAATGTCGCTGCCGGCACCGTGTATCGCTACTTTCCGTCCAAGGCCGAGCTGATTTCCGAATTGATCGCCGATGTCTCGCGCGACGAATTGGCGGCGATCCGCCGTGCCGCCGACGCCGCGCCAGGACCATCCTCGGCGCTGGCCGCCGCGGTCACCACCGTCGCGGTGCATGTGCTGTCGCATCGCAAGCTGGCCTGGGCGATTCTCGCCGAGCCGGTCGACGTCGATGTCACCGCCTCGCGGCTGGCCAGCCGCCGCGAAATCGCCGGCGAGATCGAGTTGCGGATCGAGGCGGCGGTACGCGCCGGGCATCTGCCGGCGCAGGATACCGCGTTGGCGGCGACCGCGCTGCTCGGCGCGGTGCATGAATCACTGGTCGGGCCATTGGCGCCCGACAATCTCGACGATCCGGGACGCTTGCGCGACGCGGTGCAGACCGTCACGCTGCTGGCGTTGCGCGCGGTCGGCGTGATGGATGCGCGCGCCCGCGGCCTCGTGGTACAGGCGGTGATGCCGGCGCGGACCCTGGTCGGAGCCTGA
- a CDS encoding FAD-linked oxidase C-terminal domain-containing protein yields the protein MTILMPEPDQAVLARRDDIIAALRQIVPGEGVISSAAEMVPYESDGLMAYRQPPMVVVLPDTTAQVSKVLRYCHDNGIKVVPRGSGTSLSGGALPLADGVLLGLGKFKRIREIDFDNRCVVTEPGVTNLAISQAVDHAGFYYAPDPSSQIACSIGGNIAENSGGVHCLKYGMTTNNVLGCEIVLITGEVIRVGGKAAETSGYDLMGIITGSEGLLGVITEVTVRILQKPETARALMVGFAEVEQAGKCVADIISAGIIPGGMEMMDRPAIHAAEAFVHAGYPLDVEALLIIELDGPSVEVDELISRVEAIALGCGSTTCQISTSEKQRLLFWSGRKAAFPAVGRISPDYLCMDGTIPRAQLPLVLRRIKEMSAKYGLGVANVFHAGDGNLHPLILYDANKPGEMDAAEAFGADILRLCVEVGGVLTGEHGVGIEKRDLMPQMFSEIDLGQQQRLKCAFDAGGLLNPGKVFPTLHNCAELGRMHVHGGKLAFPDIPRF from the coding sequence ATGACCATCTTGATGCCCGAACCGGACCAGGCGGTGCTTGCCCGCCGCGATGACATCATCGCCGCCTTGCGCCAGATCGTGCCGGGGGAGGGCGTGATTTCCAGCGCCGCCGAAATGGTGCCCTATGAATCCGATGGGCTGATGGCCTATCGGCAGCCGCCGATGGTCGTCGTGCTGCCGGACACCACCGCGCAGGTCTCAAAGGTTCTGCGCTATTGTCATGACAACGGCATCAAGGTGGTGCCGCGCGGCTCCGGCACCTCGCTGTCCGGCGGCGCGCTGCCGCTGGCCGACGGCGTGCTGCTGGGCCTGGGTAAATTCAAGCGGATCCGCGAGATCGATTTCGACAATCGCTGCGTGGTGACCGAGCCCGGCGTCACCAATCTGGCGATCAGCCAGGCGGTCGATCATGCCGGCTTCTACTACGCGCCGGACCCGTCATCGCAGATCGCCTGTTCGATCGGCGGCAATATCGCGGAGAATTCCGGCGGCGTGCACTGCCTGAAATACGGCATGACCACCAACAATGTGCTGGGCTGCGAAATCGTGCTGATCACCGGCGAGGTGATCCGGGTCGGCGGCAAGGCGGCGGAAACCTCGGGCTACGATCTGATGGGCATCATCACCGGCTCCGAGGGACTGCTCGGCGTCATCACCGAGGTCACGGTGCGGATCCTGCAGAAGCCGGAGACCGCGCGGGCCTTGATGGTCGGCTTTGCCGAAGTCGAACAGGCCGGCAAATGCGTCGCGGACATCATCAGCGCCGGAATCATTCCGGGCGGCATGGAGATGATGGACCGACCGGCGATCCACGCCGCCGAGGCCTTCGTCCATGCCGGCTATCCGCTCGACGTCGAGGCGCTGCTGATCATCGAGCTCGACGGCCCATCGGTCGAGGTTGACGAGCTGATCAGCCGCGTCGAGGCGATCGCGCTGGGCTGCGGCTCAACCACCTGCCAGATCTCGACCTCGGAGAAACAGCGGCTGCTGTTCTGGTCTGGCCGCAAGGCGGCGTTCCCGGCGGTGGGACGGATCTCGCCGGACTATCTGTGCATGGACGGCACCATCCCGCGCGCGCAATTGCCGCTGGTGCTGCGGCGGATCAAGGAGATGTCGGCCAAATACGGCCTCGGCGTCGCCAATGTGTTCCACGCCGGCGACGGCAATCTGCACCCGCTGATCCTGTACGACGCCAACAAGCCCGGCGAAATGGACGCCGCCGAAGCCTTCGGCGCCGACATCCTGCGGCTCTGCGTCGAGGTCGGCGGCGTGCTGACCGGCGAACATGGCGTCGGCATCGAGAAACGCGATCTGATGCCGCAGATGTTTTCCGAGATCGATCTCGGCCAGCAGCAGCGGCTGAAATGCGCGTTCGACGCGGGCGGCCTGCTCAATCCCGGCAAGGTGTTTCCGACCCTGCATAATTGCGCCGAACTTGGCCGCATGCACGTCCATGGCGGCAAGCTCGCGTTCCCAGACATTCCGAGGTTTTAG
- a CDS encoding FAD-binding protein: protein MDTLKVRDAQEVEDVVRAAIANEQPLEIVGHGSKRLIGQPMATNALLDLSALNAVTAYEPNELIITVQAGAPLADVLSLIDSKNQQFAFEPMETSVLLGTPAQRGTIGGMIGAGLAGPRRIKAGGARDHLLGAHAVSGFGESFKAGGRVVKNVTGYDLCKLLAGSWGTLAVMTEVTLKVTPRPESERTLVLRGLDDVAANKAMTAALGSPFDVSGAAHLPGSALRTTQAPLGEIGAPDQALTLLRLEGITQSVAHRAESLRALLGSYGPADLIEDADSAAAWAAIRDVAPYAASGPRALWPVWRIVCPPAAGGAFGQALARESQGEVFYDWGGGLIWVALPPSGDANAKALRQRVNAIGGHATLIRAADDMRRAVDVFHPQASGLAALGQRVKHSFDPKNILNRGRMARGPAT from the coding sequence GTGGACACCCTGAAAGTACGAGACGCCCAGGAGGTCGAGGACGTGGTGCGCGCGGCGATCGCGAACGAGCAGCCGTTGGAGATCGTCGGCCATGGCTCCAAGCGGCTGATCGGGCAGCCGATGGCCACCAACGCGCTGCTGGATCTGTCGGCGCTGAATGCGGTGACGGCCTATGAGCCCAACGAATTGATCATCACCGTGCAGGCCGGCGCGCCTCTGGCCGACGTGCTGTCGCTGATCGATTCCAAGAACCAGCAATTTGCCTTCGAGCCGATGGAGACCAGCGTGCTGCTCGGCACGCCGGCGCAGCGCGGCACGATCGGCGGCATGATCGGCGCTGGCCTGGCCGGTCCGCGCCGGATCAAGGCCGGCGGCGCCCGCGATCACCTGCTCGGGGCGCATGCGGTGTCGGGCTTCGGCGAGAGCTTCAAGGCCGGCGGCCGGGTGGTCAAGAACGTCACCGGCTATGACCTCTGCAAGCTGCTGGCGGGCTCCTGGGGCACCTTGGCGGTGATGACCGAGGTGACGCTGAAGGTGACGCCGCGGCCGGAAAGCGAGCGCACCTTGGTTTTGCGCGGGCTCGACGACGTTGCCGCCAACAAGGCGATGACGGCGGCGCTTGGCTCGCCGTTCGACGTCTCCGGCGCCGCGCATCTGCCGGGCTCGGCGCTGCGCACCACGCAGGCGCCGCTCGGCGAGATCGGCGCGCCGGATCAGGCGCTGACGCTGTTGCGGCTCGAAGGCATCACCCAGTCGGTCGCGCATCGCGCCGAATCGCTGCGCGCCTTGCTGGGATCATATGGGCCGGCCGACCTCATCGAGGATGCGGACTCCGCCGCGGCCTGGGCGGCGATCCGCGACGTCGCGCCCTATGCGGCCAGCGGCCCGCGCGCGCTGTGGCCGGTGTGGCGGATCGTCTGTCCGCCGGCTGCCGGCGGCGCCTTCGGCCAGGCGCTGGCGCGGGAGAGCCAGGGTGAGGTGTTTTATGATTGGGGCGGCGGATTGATCTGGGTGGCGCTGCCGCCATCCGGCGATGCCAATGCCAAGGCGCTACGTCAGCGCGTCAATGCGATCGGCGGCCATGCCACGCTGATCCGGGCCGCCGACGACATGCGCCGCGCGGTGGACGTGTTTCATCCGCAGGCGAGCGGCCTCGCCGCGCTCGGGCAGCGGGTCAAGCACAGCTTCGACCCCAAAAACATTCTCAATCGCGGCCGAATGGCGCGAGGACCCGCCACATGA
- the glcF gene encoding glycolate oxidase subunit GlcF: protein MKTEFSLAQLADPDIAVADQILRACVHCGFCTATCPTYVLLGDELDSPRGRIYLIKEMLEKDAPPTAEVVKHIDRCLSCLACMTTCPSGVNYMHLVDQARVRIERDYKRPLADRGIRALLAWLMPHPGMFRLGMVMARVVRPLAGLLPSARSQATPTLLNRIKAMLALAPAHLPPEGPSSGTVFPALGARRGRVALLHGCAQQVLAPRINRAAINLLTRHGIEVVLVAEEQCCGALIHHLGRDTRTLEFARANITAWLKEAERGGLDAILVTTSGCGTVIKDYGFMLREDAQFAGPAAKVSALAKDISEYVGGLEMTVPQPRDDIVIAYHSACSLQHGQKITQLPKELLSNCGFVVKDVPESHLCCGSAGTYNILQPDIAGRLRDRKVANIATLKPDMIAAGNIGCMVQIASGTSVPVVHTIELLDWATGGSRPGLN, encoded by the coding sequence ATGAAGACCGAATTCAGCCTTGCCCAACTCGCCGATCCCGACATCGCCGTCGCCGATCAGATCCTGCGCGCCTGCGTGCATTGCGGCTTCTGCACCGCAACGTGCCCGACCTATGTGCTGCTCGGCGACGAACTCGACAGCCCGCGCGGGCGAATCTACCTGATCAAGGAGATGCTGGAGAAGGACGCGCCGCCGACCGCTGAGGTGGTGAAACATATCGACCGCTGCCTGTCCTGCCTCGCCTGCATGACCACCTGTCCGTCGGGCGTGAACTACATGCATCTGGTCGATCAGGCGCGGGTCCGGATTGAGCGCGACTACAAAAGGCCGCTCGCCGATCGCGGTATCCGTGCGCTGCTGGCCTGGCTGATGCCGCATCCGGGGATGTTTCGCCTCGGCATGGTGATGGCGCGCGTCGTGCGCCCCTTAGCCGGGTTGCTGCCCTCCGCCCGGAGTCAGGCGACGCCGACTTTGCTGAACCGAATCAAGGCGATGCTGGCGCTGGCGCCGGCCCATCTGCCGCCCGAGGGGCCGTCCTCCGGCACCGTGTTTCCCGCGCTTGGGGCGCGTCGCGGCCGGGTCGCGCTGCTGCATGGCTGCGCCCAGCAGGTGCTGGCGCCGCGGATCAATCGCGCGGCGATCAATTTGCTGACGCGGCACGGCATCGAGGTCGTGCTGGTGGCGGAGGAGCAATGCTGCGGCGCGCTGATCCATCATCTGGGACGCGACACCCGGACGCTGGAATTCGCGCGCGCCAACATCACCGCGTGGCTCAAGGAAGCCGAGCGAGGCGGACTCGATGCCATCCTGGTGACGACATCCGGCTGCGGCACGGTGATCAAGGACTACGGCTTCATGCTGCGCGAGGACGCACAATTCGCAGGCCCCGCCGCCAAGGTGTCAGCATTGGCCAAGGACATCAGCGAATATGTCGGCGGCCTGGAAATGACTGTGCCGCAGCCACGCGATGATATCGTCATCGCGTATCACTCCGCTTGCTCGCTGCAGCACGGACAGAAAATCACGCAGCTTCCCAAAGAATTGCTTTCCAACTGCGGATTCGTGGTGAAAGATGTACCAGAGAGTCATTTGTGTTGTGGTTCGGCGGGCACCTACAATATTCTCCAGCCTGACATTGCGGGCAGATTGCGCGATCGGAAGGTTGCCAACATCGCGACGCTCAAGCCGGACATGATCGCTGCGGGAAATATCGGCTGCATGGTGCAGATCGCCAGCGGAACGTCGGTCCCTGTGGTGCACACGATTGAACTTCTCGATTGGGCGACGGGCGGTTCCCGGCCGGGGTTGAACTGA
- a CDS encoding TorF family putative porin — MNKTLLSVAAVLAIGVGSAQAADLPAKYYKAPPVVAPFDPWDIAFGSSISSEYIFRGIAQSNHKPSVTAYFEPRYNINPNLQLYAGVSASSISFTNRAAAELDGYVGIRPTFGPLSFDVGFWYYGYPGGECIDTVQGGGVLCPLGSSAIANGNVMKKDVSFYEVYGKVGYAFNDVFSVGVNVNYSPDFLKFGTEGTYLSGTAKVVMPSTFFGTSGIGSYVSGEFGRQWLGTTDGFYAFTALPDYNTWNVGIGLTYKVFTLDLRYSDSDLSKAGCQAITSDFTSNGVTSGWCGARFVAKLSADLTMVSNLK, encoded by the coding sequence ATGAATAAAACTTTGTTGTCAGTCGCAGCGGTGCTCGCGATCGGGGTTGGTTCGGCTCAGGCTGCTGATTTGCCGGCCAAGTATTACAAGGCGCCCCCGGTGGTCGCGCCGTTCGATCCCTGGGATATCGCCTTCGGCAGCTCGATCTCCAGCGAGTACATCTTCCGCGGCATCGCGCAGTCCAACCACAAGCCGTCGGTCACCGCCTATTTCGAGCCGCGCTACAACATCAACCCGAACCTGCAGCTCTATGCTGGCGTGTCGGCGTCGAGCATTTCCTTCACCAACCGCGCCGCGGCTGAGCTCGACGGCTATGTCGGTATCCGCCCGACCTTCGGTCCGCTCTCCTTCGACGTTGGCTTCTGGTACTACGGCTATCCGGGTGGCGAGTGCATCGACACCGTTCAGGGCGGCGGCGTTCTGTGCCCGCTCGGCTCCAGCGCCATTGCCAACGGCAACGTCATGAAGAAGGACGTCAGCTTCTACGAAGTCTATGGCAAGGTCGGCTACGCCTTCAACGACGTGTTCTCGGTCGGCGTCAACGTCAACTATTCGCCTGACTTCCTGAAGTTCGGTACCGAAGGCACCTACCTGTCGGGCACCGCCAAGGTCGTGATGCCCAGCACCTTCTTCGGCACCAGCGGCATCGGCTCCTATGTGTCGGGTGAGTTCGGTCGTCAGTGGCTGGGCACCACCGATGGCTTCTATGCCTTCACCGCGCTGCCGGATTACAACACCTGGAACGTCGGTATCGGCCTGACCTACAAGGTGTTCACCCTCGACCTGCGATATTCGGACAGCGACCTGTCGAAGGCTGGCTGCCAGGCGATCACCAGCGACTTCACCTCGAACGGCGTGACTTCGGGCTGGTGCGGCGCGCGCTTCGTCGCCAAGCTGTCGGCTGACCTGACCATGGTGTCGAACCTGAAGTAA